Proteins encoded together in one Diabrotica undecimpunctata isolate CICGRU chromosome 3, icDiaUnde3, whole genome shotgun sequence window:
- the LOC140435971 gene encoding uncharacterized protein, whose translation MDSELLFDYVLSQRGRKIKVLNNFKFQLLKTLKSNCLLWTSSTKGCKAKCHTTDYELISESENVATLDALPAKSKERYEKEFQLFDTWRKEKYFEGVNEEIMMEYLQGIGEVYKPSSLWTRYSMLKTTLKAYENVDISSFSTMFAYLKGKIKNHKAKKAKALQGWQIKQFLTQAPDSTYLLMKVVLIIGISGGCRCEELTKLTIDDIEDKGSHLLVTLPNHTQNKPRKFIVINDTFGIDVLGIYYKYISLRPVNMTHNRLFLSYRKEKCTVQPVGINTLSKIPKEIATYLNLPDSDIYTGHSFRRSAVTLLTHT comes from the exons atggatagtgaactgctctTTGATTACGTTTTGAGCCAACGCGGACGAAAAATAAAAGTtcttaataatttcaaatttcaattgctgAAGACTCTAAAAtcaaattgccttttgtggacatCTTCGACGAAAGgatgtaaggctaaatgtcatacaactg ATTACGAGTTGATTTCTGAATCAGAAAATGTGGCAACATTAGATGCATTACCAGCTAAATCAAAGGAGAGATATGAGAAAGAGTTTCAGCTTTTTGATACTTGGAGGAAAGAGAAATATTTTGAAGGCGTTAATGAGGAAATTATGATGGAGTATCTCCAGGGCATTGGTGAAGTTTATAAACCTTCTTCTTTGTGGACTAGATACTCAATGCTGAAAACCACATTAAAGGCGTATGAGAATGTGGATATATCAAG CTTTTCCACTATGTTTGCTTATTTGAAAGGAAAAATCAAAAATCACAAAGCCAAGAAAGCGAAAGCACTGCAAGGATGgcaaataaaacagtttttaacaCAAGCTCCCGATAGCACTTATTTACTTATGAAAGTAGTTTTAATAATAGGAATTTCAGGAGGCTGCCGTTGTGAAGAACTAACCAAATTAACCATAGACGATATAGAAGATAAAGGATCACATTTATTAGTAACTTTACCAAATCATACACAAAATAAACCTCGTAAATTTATTGTTATCAACGATACTTTCGGTATTGATGTTCTCGGGATTTACTATAAATACATTTCTCTTCGTCCTGTTAATATGACTCATAATAGATTATTTTTGAGTTATAGAAAAGAGAAATGTACGGTTCAGCCTGTTGGCATCAATACGCTCTCCAAAATTCCCAAAGAGATTGCCACGTATTTAAACTTACCGGATTCAGATATTTATACTGGCCATAGTTTTAGGCGTTCGGCAGTAACTCTTTTGACACATACGTAA